One genomic window of Branchiostoma floridae strain S238N-H82 chromosome 4, Bfl_VNyyK, whole genome shotgun sequence includes the following:
- the LOC118414635 gene encoding gastrula zinc finger protein XlCGF57.1-like, with translation MAAANSDLSQDREVASSFDFDEDKKAATGFEACENIAHHSCSLCEFSSTDRQQLESHMCTHGKGPAEHNHRTASISSMDAHMETRTGEKPFMCGECGHRTDRKSAMDNHMKVHTAEKLFMCKECGFLAVNKGKMFDHMSTHLYSCGECSYRTPWKASLERHVQTHAREEPFECDQCGYKSDYKPDKLRHTGPFMCTECGYRASCRIAIDMHMQTHTICKDCGYKTTNKTDMLAHKKTNCLSCRECDFRAATKYDLDRHVKTHSPYMCEKCGFLTPFHSTMNGHMKKHLKEKPIKCELCDYRTVSQWRLKPHMLTHTEEKPFKCGKCDFKTARKEHLKRHTETHSQTQKKPFHCEHCDYKAAERCKLERHMTTHTGERPYACDKCDYRAAQRGTLKQHLETHKKAKSS, from the exons ATGGCAGCAGCTAATAGTGACCTTAGCCAGGACAGGGAGGTCGCGTCAAGCTTCGACTTCGATGAAGACAAAAAGGCAGCAACCGGCTTTGAGGCCTGTGAGAATATTGCCCACCACAGCTGTTCCCTCTGTGAGTTCTCCTCAACAGACCGACAGCAACTGGAGTCCCACATGTGCACTCATGGGAAGGGGCCTGCAGAACATAACCACAGGACGGCTTCTATAAGCAGTATGGATGCACACATGGAGACCcgcacaggtgagaaacccttcatgtgtggggaatgcggACACCG GACAGACAGAAAAAGCGCAATGGACAATCACATGAAAGTTCACACAGCAGAGAAACTGTTCATGTGTAAGGAATGTGGCTTTCTGGCAGTCAACAAAGGCAAGATGTTCGATCATATgagcacacacctgtacagctgTGGGGAATGCAGTTACAGGACTCCATGGAAAGCCAGCTTGGAAAGACACGTGCAAACTCACGCACGAGAGGAACCTTTTGAGTGTGACCAATGCGGCTACAAATCTGACTACAAGCCAGACAAGTTGCGGCACACCGGTCCATTCATGTGTAcagaatgtgggtacagggcatCATGCAGGATTGCCATCGACATGCACATGCAAACCCACACCATCTGCAAAGACTGTGGGTACAAGACAACCAACAAGACTGACATGCTCGCACACAAGAAGACCAACTGTCTGTCTTGCAGAGAATGTGACTTCAGGGCAGCTACAAAGTATGATTTGGACCGACATGTGAAAACTCACTCACCTTATATGTGTGAAAAGTGTGGCTTTTTGACACCATTTCATAGTACAATGAATGGTCATATGAAAAAACACTTAAAGGAGAAACCAATCAAATGTGAACTATGTGACTATCGAACAGTGAGTCAGTGGAGGCTAAAACCACACATGTTGACCCACACAGAAGAGAAACCATTTAAATGTGGAAAATGTGACTTTAAGACAGCAAGAAAGGAGCACTTAAAAAGGCACACAGAAACCCACAGCCAAACACAAAAGAAGCCATTCCATTGTGAACATTGTGACTATAAGGCAGCCGAAAGGTGCAAATTAGAACGGCACATGacaactcacacaggggagagaCCCTACGCCTGTGATAAATGTGACTACAGGGCAGCTCAGAGAGGTACTTTAAAGCAACATCTGGAAACTCACAAGAAGGCAAAGTCGTCTTAA
- the LOC118414632 gene encoding gastrula zinc finger protein XlCGF57.1-like, producing the protein MATGGKDHHQDNGKVASNFNPGEDEMAANGFETHEKITQQSYHLNTHMKTHTGEKPFMCGECGYRAATKSAMDKHVRIHTGVKPYACRLCDYRATQKGSLGYHMRTHTGEKPFVCEECGYRAALKGNLDKHVMKSHRRTHTGDKPFACGQCDYMTAEKDSLDKHMKTHTGEKPFACEECGCRAALKGNLHKHVLTIHRGIQPVGRCDTCGLTSVNLDHYEPFLCAECGYRTSCRLAIDTHMQTHTICKDCGYKTTDKADMLAHKKTNCAKPHPCGQCDFRAATKFDLDRHVKTHTAEKKSYICEKCGFLTPCSSRMNSHMKTHAQERPLKCEQCDFSAAWKNSLKAHMKTHTEEKPFKCGECGYKTARKYHLKRHTETHSHTRDRPFHCGHCDYKAAKKDTLERHMTTHTGERPYACDKCDYRAAQQATLKQHQETHNRGKT; encoded by the coding sequence ATGGCAACAGGAGGCAAAGATCATCACCAGGACAACGGCAAGGTGGCGTCGAACTTCAACCCTGGCGAAGACGAAATGGCAGCAAATGGCTTTGAGACCCATGAGAAAATTACCCAGCAAAGTTATCACTTAAATACgcacatgaaaactcacacaggtgagaagccttTCATGTGTGGAGAATGTGGCTACCGTGCAGCTACAAAATCCGCGATGGACAAACACGTAAGAATCCACACAGGAGTGAAACCTTACGCCTGTAGGCTGTGTGACTACAGAGCAACTCAGAAGGGCAGCCTAGGGTACCACATGaggacccacacaggagagaaacccttcgTTTGTgaggaatgtgggtacagggctgCGCTCAAGGGCAACTTGGACAAACACGTGATGAAGAGTCACAGGAGGACCCACACAGGAGATAAACCCTTCGCCTGTGGGCAATGTGACTACATGACAGCTGAGAAGGACAGCCTAGACAAGCACATGAagacccacacaggagagaaacccttcgCTTGTGAGGAATGTGGGTGCAGGGCTGCGCTCAAGGGCAACTTGCACAAACACGTTCTGACAATTCACAGAGGGATCCAACCAGTGGGTAGATGTGACACATGTGGACTTACGTCGGTTAATTTGGACCACTATGAACCGTTCTTGTGTgcagagtgcgggtacaggacatcATGCAGGCTTGCCATCGACACGCACATGCAAACCCACACCATCTGCAAAGACTGCGGGTACAAGACAACCGACAAGGCTGACATGCTCGCACACAAGAAGACAAACTGTGCTAAACCACATCCCTGCGGACAATGTGACTTCAGGGCAGCAACAAAGTTTGACTTAGACCGACATGTGAAAACTCACACCGCTGAAAAGAAATCTTATATATGTGAGAAGTGTGGCTTTTTAACACCATGCTCCAGTAGAATGAATAGCCATATGAAAACCCACGCGCAGGAGAGACCATTAAAATGTGAACAATGCGACTTTAGTGCAGCTTGGAAGAATAGCTTAAAAGCCcacatgaaaacccacacaGAAGAGAAGCCGTTTAAATGTGGAGAATGTGGCTATAAGACAGCAAGAAAATATCACTTAAAAAGGCACACAGAAACTCACAGCCACACACGAGACAGGCCGTTCCATTGCGGGCATTGTGACTATAAGGCAGCTAAAAAGGACACCTTAGAACGGCACATGacaacccacacaggggagagaCCCTACGCCTGTGATAAATGTGACTACAGGGCTGCCCAGCAGGCTACCTTAAAGCAGCATCAGGAAACTCACAATAGGGGCAAAACGTAA
- the LOC118412917 gene encoding gastrula zinc finger protein XlCGF49.1-like, with protein sequence MAAANSDLCQDREVMSSCGHRTASITSMDAHIETHVGEKPYMCGECGHRTDRKSAMDNHMKVHTGEKFFDCEDCDFSATHKGDLKRHMETHKTKARLSMCGECGFQTANGGAMTIHMKVHTVEKSRVERPYACEECTYQTASKGDLQTHMKTHIGEKLFMCTQGFKCGYRTSCRLAIDTHTKTHTICKDCGYKATDKADMLAHKNLKTNCAKPHPCGQCDFRAATKFDLDRHAAKKFTLDLHMTTHTGERPYACDKCDYRAAQRGTLKQHLETHKKAK encoded by the exons ATGGCAGCAGCTAACAGTGACCTTTGCCAGGACAGGGAGGTCATGTCAAGCTGTGGACACAGGACAGCTTCTATAACCAGTATGGATGCACACATAGAGACCCACgtaggagagaaaccctacatgtgtggggaatgtggacACCGGACAGACAGAAAAAGCGCAATGGACAATCACATGAAagttcacacaggagaaaaattCTTTGACTGTGAGGACTGTGATTTCAGTGCAACTCACAAGGGTGACTTGAAAAGGCATATGGAGACTCACAAGACTAAAGCACGACTATCTATGTGCGGAGAATGTGGCTTTCAAACCGCCAATGGGGGAGCAATGACCATTCATATGAAAGTCCACACTGTTGAGAAGTCTCGTGTAGAGAGGCCCTACGCCTGTGAGGAATGTACCTACCAAACAGCTAGCAAGGGCGACCTGCAAActcacatgaaaactcacataGGTGAGAAACTGTTCATGTGTacacagggcttta aatgtgggtacaggacatcaTGCAGGCTTGCTATCGACACACACACGAAAACCCACACCATCTGCAAAGACTGTGGGTACAAGGCAACTGACAAGGCTGACATGCTCGCACACAAGAACCTGAAGACAAACTGTGCTAAACCACATCCCTGCGGACAATGTGACTTCAGAGCAGCTACAAAATTTGACTTGGACCGACAT GCAGCTAAGAAGTTCACGTTAGATCTCCACATGacaactcacacaggggagagaCCTTACGCCTGTGATAAATGTGACTACAGGGCAGCTCAGAGAGGGACCTTAAAGCAACATCTGGAAACTCACAAGAAGGCAAAGTAG
- the LOC118414626 gene encoding zinc finger protein 84-like — protein MASTGSETSSEISLRKCPLCKFTTMDQQQLESHMFTHVNTNLMVCDKCGYRALNNSTMAKHMRTHTGERPPRTATDSLKLVVATSRCPICHYATTNKKLLESHMFTHTYPIICEHCGFEAICESTMEKHIMTHIGEEPFVEAASNEPSSSTEMSLHSCSQCEFTTTDQEELESHRAIHVSYTGEPFMCGECMYRTDCMHSLQMHMNTHINEGCEPACEHSQNRPSQENMAANSDSSWDNVATNTEPSQHKIVVKSEPSQHNMATNSEPQPDKMAIKSEPTEVNMATYSGPSQDDMAIKSEPSQDSLMETHTDDVCENSNNSEQDNSDVNVVTLKPFKCEECDFSTYVEHGLRKHMVCHTLPFMCGVCGHRASSKHQVDAHMRTHTGEKPFMCEKCGYNAADKRRLAKHMKIHTGGNFACEKCEYTTTLPGDFNQHLRTHRNVKSLKCKECGFKTSQEGALARHMRIHDGEKCRGVKPYPCPECGYRTTSKTDLDSHLKTHAAEKPLFMCGLCGLKILNKGAMARHMKIHV, from the coding sequence ATGGCATCGACCGGGAGTGAGACCAGTTCAGAGATCTCACTGCGCAAGTGTCCTCTCTGCAAGTTCACCACAATGGACCAACAGCAGCTGGAGTCCCACATGTTCACACATGTCAACACCAACCTCATGGTTTGCGATAAGTGCGGATACAGAGCACTGAACAATAGCACGATGGCAAagcacatgaggactcacactggtgagagaccaccTCGGACTGCGACGGACAGTTTAAAACTCGTTGTGGCTACCTCGAGGTGTCCCATCTGCCACTATgccacaacaaacaaaaagctgCTTGAATCCCACATGTTCACACACACGTATCCAATTATTTGTGAACATTGTGGCTTCGAGGCGATTTGCGAAAGCACGATGGAAAAACATATAATGACTCACATTGGTGAGGAACCATTTGTGGAAGCGGCCAGCAATGAgcctagtagtagtacagaGATGTCCCTACACAGTTGTTCCCAATGTGAATTCACCACAACAGACCAAGAAGAGCTGGAGTCCCATAGGGCCATACACGTGAGTTACACAGGTgagcccttcatgtgtggggagtgcatGTACCGGACAGACTGCATGCACTCACTGCAGATGCACATGAACACTCATATAAACGAGGGGTGCGAACCTGCGTGTGAGCACAGTCAGAACAGGCCCAGCCAAGAGAACATGGCCGCCAATAGCGACTCCTCTTGGGACAACGTGGCCACCAACACTGAGCCCAGCCAACACAAGATCGTTGTCAAAAGTGAGCCCAGTCAACACAACatggccaccaacagtgagCCTCAGCCTGACAAGATGGCCATCAAAAGTGAGCCCACTGAAGTCAACATGGCCACCTACAGTGGGCCAAGTCAGGATGACATGGCCATCAAAAGTGAGCCCAGTCAGGACAGTCTTATGGAAACCCACACAGATGATGTTTGTGAGAACTCCAACAACAGTGAGCAGGACAATAGTGACGTGAATGTTGTGACTTTGAAACCTTTCAAATGTGAAGAATGCGACTTCAGCACTTATGTCGAACATGGACTAAGGAAACATATGGTATGTCACACGTtgcccttcatgtgtggggtgTGCGGCCACAGGGCATCTTCCAAGCACCAGGTGGATGcgcacatgaggactcacaccggcgagaaaccgttcatgtgtgagaagtgtggcTACAACGCGGCCGACAAGAGACGCCTCGCAAAACACATGAAGATCCACACAGGCGGAAACTTTGCGTGCGAAAAATGCGAATACACCACGACTCTTCCGGGTGACTTCAACCAGCATCTTAGGACCCACAGAAATGTGAAATCACTTAAGTGCAAGGAATGTGGTTTTAAGACGTCGCAGGAGGGCGCATTGGCAAGGCACATGAGGATTCACGATGGCGAGAAGTGCCGCGGTGTCAAGCCGTACCCCTGCCCCGAATGTGGCTACCGAACAACTAGCAAGACCGACTTGGATAGCCACTTGAAGACCCATGCAGCAGAGAAACCGTTGTTTATGTGTGGAttgtgcggcttgaaaataCTCAATAAGGGCGCAATGGCCAGACATATGAAGATCCATGTGTGA